aaaaatagtaaaaagcAGTTAAATGCATTTCAATTTATTAAGTTCCACAAAATCTAACTGATTTAAATGAGCAAGCAAaagtttttatactgtatgtacaagcAATAAAATACCACATAAAACTTCCTCATTTCTACAGAAGAATGTAATCTAACTAAGATATCTGCGATTTGTCAACTTACAACTCATCTTCATTGCATAACTATGCCTAAGGGTCTCAAAGCCTTTAAAACTACCAAGcatttaaaagttaaattatttaatgaaaaatcCTACCTCTGGTTCCACTTGATTTAAGAACTCCAAGCTGAATTCATATTCGTTTTCTCCTTTTGCTCCGTGACCCTGACCTGGTACAAAAGCGAGCAGGTTGTAAGCTAGTTCAAAAGAAAGCcgaattaaatattaatagctACTGTAGATGGCTAAAAGACCTACCTCTAAATTGGAGGGTGTTGTCTTGTACACGAATATCAAGgttctgcaaaacacacacacatgttagcCAAGTGTGACTTTGCATTGCTTGACTTCCTGTAAAATAATTGtggtatattatatacaaataaactacaTTAAATTGTTTTAACAGATGGCCTTTGCTTAAAGAACTGCAACCAAACATGGAAGTTGTATGATCTGTTGTATGAACTGAAGGTACAGTAACCTCCAAAAGCTGGCACTTGATATCCATCATTTGCATTAAACTGGTACTCACAACAGGTTTCAGCCAGTTACACAGAAGCAAAACAATTGCACTATTGTGTGAAAGTCTTCTGCGCCTACATTTAGAGCTCTATGACCATGGATTTGCCCAGTAAAGCTGTATGAAAAAACATGCAACCGTTGTTCAGAAGTGAGCCACAGACAAACGATGGGGGAGGCTATAAGTCCTACAAGGAAACATATCCCTGTGTATAAGCCACATGTTCTTTCATCTACTACCTGTAAATAAAGcctgtaaataaaacatgactcaTCCAGATGGCCTTGGAGGAGCAAGTCATGGATCTGTACCAACAAAGCCAGCAGGAAACAGATACAATAATGATATTGATTAAGTacgataatgttttttttacattataatactaatactaatactactaataataataatagaagaaaTAAACCTAGAAACACTATTCCATTGTCttaaaggttttttatttatcattttttagtAACTGGTAATATATTttccactatatatatatagttttttttactataaaaaaaacttttttttgtatttgtttcttaCTGCTATTTAATAtcaaaaacactgacagaatgtCAACTGCTAGCTCATTTAGCCCTTCAGctaactgtcaaaaaaaaaaaaacaactgatgCATAATAAAAAGCAGGACAAAAAGATGCAGGCtgaaaaatgacacatttaacAGAACACATTTATGGTCTAATATGTTTAGGGAGAACACACTgatgtgtgccctgtgatgggttggcactccgtccagggtgtatcctgccttgatgcccgatgacgcctgagataggcacaggctccccgtgacccgaggtagttcggataagcggtagaagatgaatcaATGAGAACACACTGATTGTCTAAAGCTGGAGTTAGTTCTGAGCTGAACAGGCAGTTAGCCTACGATGCTAAGCTAATTCACTGAACAGAGACTCTACTGTTACCTTGGCATCACTGATCTCCACCCGCAGGTAAATTTCTCCGTGTCTCTGGGCCCAAAACACGTGAGGTGTGAGAGTCTGCATCGTGGGCGTGTATTCGGCTCAGTGTAATAATCACTTCAGCTCCTGAAACCCGGGCTGAATGAATGTAAACTCACGACACATCAGTAGCAGGTCAAAGCTTTTACCCAGAATATTCGCTATTCTGTTTGTGCGCATGCGCATATCTATTTGTGCGCATGCGCGTGAGTTAATACATCATCATTCCAGAGGGGGCGCTGTCTACACTCGTACCTCATGTAACGGCTATGTTGACGGAAGTGAAACGAACAGCAATAGAATTTGCAAAACACGCGTTTACATTATGCTAATTTGAGCTTTATTAACGTTGCCTGTTATACATGTAGAAACAGTTCATCCGACTTTCattagaatatatatatgtatatattttatttacaaagcgTTAACGTGCAATGTCTCGAACAATGCAGCCGACTTGTGATTCTCACGTTAGCTCGATGCTAAATTTGAGCTCTACTGGTTCCACCTTCCGTGTTCTTTTGGGTGTAACTGGTAGTGTTGCAGCAATGAAGTTGCCTTTGTTGGTGTCACAACTTCTCGAAATACCCGAAGTATGCTTATAAGGCAGTATTATAGGGCTAATAGTAGTTttccatacattttttttctgttatttatttgtattcttgTTGGTACCTCTTGAATGATTAGTTTTAAAGATGTTGGACATGAATTTTGTCAGTGGAAATTCACTGTGAATGTAATTGTACTTTACTGCTATGTCCAGCAGGCGGCAGTCTTTCTgctttatcagaatcagaatcaggtttattggccaagtgtgttgacacacacaaggaatttggttccagctgtttgtgactctcaaaagtacagacatcaGGTTTCACTGTTGCCAGACTGCTGCATCTCTAATCCTTCCCTACTGGACATATAGTGCACTGTAATGATTGTATAAATGTCATCATTTCATTccaattagatttttttccctttactaACGACAAAAAGATACGTGGTCGATGGAAGACTGTAAATTTGTACCTTATTATTAAATAGCATGATTTAGACCATATTCATTCAACCAAGTAACTGTTTTATTACTTAGATTTGGTAGAAGATGTTCCTATCCCAGGAATGTTGgctgtgaggcaggaatacagcCCAGATAGGACAACAGTACTACACAGCTTccacgcacacattcacacccagTTGCTAGGGGGAATTTAGATTAGCCAATCCGTGAAGTTTTTGAAAGTCCTTAGCTCACCCTTGACAATTATGGTCCTTTAAAAgcttacattaataaaaatagctATTTCACATTTGTAATATACCCACCTTTCTTTGAAAATAGTAAGAGCTGGTATATGTTGTCAAATAATCTTTAAAACCGTAGCCCCTCTCTTTGTAGATTGATGTACGGGTGGTCACCACAGACCATGCTACCCATTTTTACAACGTTGCTGAGGTTCCTGTCCATGTCTACACAGACAAAGATGAGTGGGAGGTGAGTATGCTTGGTTTCCATTGTAGAACTGCTGCAGATTATGAacatataaacatgtgaatTTCATCTGTCTTAGATATTTAAAACACGCTCAGACCCTGTGCTACACATAGAACTGAGACGGTGGGCCAACCTGCTGGTCATTGCTCCACTGGATGCAAACACACTCGGCAAGATTGCCAGTGGTATTTGTGACAACCTTCTGGTGAGACtatgtttctttatatatagatatatacatctagaaaattatttcaaaatgaTTAGCAAATCATCTCTCTAATGATTTCACAGGCAGCTTACATACAGACATTCTCAAGTTTAGAGGAAAAATGGAGAAAGGGAGGGGAAAAAGGAGCAGTCATGAGACGACATTCCGGTTTGAGAGTGAAACAACCCAAACAATAATTTAGAGCTAagacaagctaaacaaaaattcGCCACCTTTAAAGGTCACAAATTATAATGATGAATCACAAATTCTGTTACAATGAGAGGCCTATTTTAATCTAACACTCCCTCTTTGTCCCcagaaaaagtaaaataaaagtaaaataacaagGACgagaataaaaattcaaaaagtcACGATTTACAATGGTcgaatgaatatacagtagttatatgcatatgtgtatagtgtgtgtgtatgtaattctCCAACTAGTCTACCACACACTAGTCTCTACTCTCTTTGTCATGGAGACCACAGGAGTAGCACATTTTAGTCTACAAGCATGGATACACTGTGGGCTTCCAGAGGTCAATGCTGCTGTTTACATTACTGCTATCACCTCCATGGGCGAGGCAATGGCTGATTTACCCACATTTTATTGTTTGAGACTTTTCACCAACACAGAACACCTCCCAGCTTTCTGCAGAGCTGTGGAACTGACAATGTTATCATGCAGTTTGTGCAAAGTTTTTATAAGGGCATTCTCTTGTTCATTGATGATGGAATGTTGTCTGAGTCCCATGTAAGGCAAACACCCATATTACTTTTTTACCCATGGTGTGGGAAATAGTcgttatgttattttattgggGCTCTTTTGGAGTTCACAAACCACTGCTTGGAGCAGTTCAGGCCAACTCTTTCAACTCTTTGATCAATTAACAAGCTTGGATTAACAAGGCTTGTTCATTTTTGATCAATTAACAAGGCTTGATGATCTGGATTAATCTTTCTGCCAAATGAATATGTAGTGTTTGTCCTCCCCAGACATGCATCGTAAGAGCGTGGGACACGAGTCGCCCTCTACTCTTTTGTCCTGCCATGAACACGGCTATGTGGCGGCATCCGATCACTGCCCAGCAAGTGGCCACACTTCAGGGCTTTGGCTATGTGGAGATCCCCTGCATTTATAAGAAACTGGTCTGTGGAGATGAAGGTAACATCACTGTAACACCTTTGTGGATTTTAAGTACTTTAAGAGTATTCCTCAAAGAGCCTTTGTTCCTTGATGACtttccctgtttatttatgtgtagcATGGACTAAAGTTTGTATCTGTTTGTAGGCAAAGGTGCAATGGCAGAGGTGTCAACTATTGTGGATGCCATCCGAAAGTATCTTCCAAGACCAGCTGAGAAAATCACAGCACATGTtgataaacactgaaagtgcaAAATATATCCTACTGTGAATGTATATAGTTTTATAGAATAAATAGTTTTCTATAATGTGTGATTTTTAAGTTCTTATATTTTGGgtattttaaaaagacaaattttaatgttaaaaaattaaaaaaacaaacaaatgtgcaataaagtcatttaaaaatgtaactttttaaatgaaatttgaaatatacctttaaacatttatttcaattataagTGAACTCAGTGATGAAAgttttgtgcatgttttttgaTCTACCTTTGTTGTACAGCCTACAGTGTCAGATGTGTTAGTGAAATAAGTTTGATAAATATGAACTGAATGTGAGTGAAGTTTAAATGTATGTAGGGACCctggctttcttttttttttctgtttttaagaaCAGGGtttctgaattatttttggTCATGTTTAATGGTCAGCAGTGGGATTAGTTCATGTCATGCTTCAGTAAACCTTCTTACCAATGCCTATCAAGTTATACTTTTGGGAAGGTATTTATCTATTTTCTATGTTAACCTACTGAAGCTGCCATCTCCAGATAAAGTTTCATATTGAAACTACATGCATACTCAAGTGTTTAGCTGTTGAAGTAATCAGATTGTTAGTTTTTTTAGTAGCTACAATATATTGAGTCTGTCATATTCATTTGCGTTCGTGCAGTTCTGTTTTACACAGTGATCAGATTTGTGACTAAACTGTATATGAGTATTAATGACCCCTGGAATTTGGCTGCTTTTCATTATGATAGCTATGACACatcctttatttaatttgtcCACGCCTTACGccagaaatataatacaattgCAATCAATTTCTGCCATTTAATACAACTCTGTTTTAGCTACATGCAAATATTCAAAAGTAATTCTAGCACACAATTTAAAACGATACAAAAagtcatgttttgtgtgtgtgtgtgtgctaaaaaACAATGTATGCAGtagtggcctaatggttaaagagtctgactcgtaacccgaagtttgtgggttcgagtctcgggccggccacgactgaggtgcccttgagcaagggaccgaatccccccaactgctccccgggcaccgcagcataaatggctgcccactgctccgggtgtgtgttcacggtgtgtgtgttcactgctgtgtgtgcactttggatgggttaaatgcagagagcaaattctgagtatgggtcaccatacttagccgtatgtcacgtcactactGTATAAATACTTCACACATGCAATGACTCACAGTGGAGCCTGAAGAAGTACAATGCATCCAGGTGGAACAACTTTTTAAGACATGTAAAATTTATTCCAGCTTGCTGTATATGAGTGACCACGAAGCTAATACTAGCACTGTTAAACATTCACTTTATTCatagacaaataaacagacagataaagtaTTGCTcaatgatatatgatatatagcTGGGCCGAGGAGGTTAAATATTACTTGCTCggatgagtgtgtctgtgggattAGTACAAAACGTACATTATTCTGACATAAGCACAGATAACAGGATGATTTACCCTGTCAAAACTGCCCAATGTTTCAAGCATTTAGTCATCATGAATTGTAATTAACAAGAAGTCAGGTTTATTTTAAGGAAAACTAAGCTCAAATGGGTTTAAGGTCGGTTGAGTGCACAGGTCATTCCAGtataaacaccaccaccaaaTTCCTATACAAATATCTCTTGCGCAGTTTTTAGGTGTATTTGGGGTtgtcaaaaaaaatcaaatattagcCAGAGGACCTTAAGAAAGTCAGGGTTTTTCGGAAATTTCCACAGGGGTAAAAACCTGTTAGTTGCACAGACTTTTTTAATGACATAAAAATAACCAGACTAACAAACACTGGTACCTTAATtgtatttcagtgatttttcaGTGTTGACTTATAAATGCATAGTAAAATCTACCTATGTTCTATCTGAAAAATGACTGTAGCTCCAAAGTAACTGATCTTCTGTTGAACACTTGATTGAACCTTTTAGCAAACATGAATGTCACTTACCATGTTTGCCTTAGTATTTGGATGTCAGCTGTATTTTCAAAGACaaatttaaatcatttcaatTTGTCTTCTCATCATAGCACTactatttgtttcatttcattttgcatCCCACATTATGAGTCACTGCTTACAATTATTCAAAACTGTCCTTGAATTGTATCCATGTAGGAAAAAATTTTTGGCATACATATCCCAAATAGTGCACAAATCTTTTATGCATCTGTATGTATCTTTTATGTATCTGTACAAAGTTATCTTTAAACTTTAGAGCTACAAATCTTTACACCAgcaataaagtacaaaatagcattttaaaataagatttttttatttaaaaaaaaagctagaaaaGCAAAATTACTCAAAACTTATATAAacttatctttaaaaaaatcctgtttgAGTGTTTTCTCAATTTAAAGTACAAAAACatgttttcttatatttatttaaatcattagACGAAAGTTAAAAAATCATCAATGTGTCATAATTTTCTTTCATGCTTCTGATTATGTTTTAGTGAGCCTTCAACTTCTGGACTATGGAATGTAGGCAAATATTAACTAAAGCTGACTAAAGGCAGCTAAAGTCTATTTAATGTTAGGTAGCCTCTATCTTATCATAATTGAAGTCCTATCACTTCGACTTTAAGCAGTTCAAAAGTCTGAATTAAAGAAAATTTGTAATATAGACATTTTAATATTGAATTCTGAAAATGATTGTACTCTATAACTTCACACCCAGAGGAAGAAAACgaaactgaatattttttttgtttgtgatttttgtttttactttgattAATACAGGATAAAACTGTTTGGattattttctaaaattatatagtatatttgacactgtgtataacattatttaactagaatgtaatattatatattattgcaCTGTTGATTTTGATCTCTGGCCAGTGTTGATCCTGATCCCCGACCACAACCTGAAAATACACAGCCTAATTTGGGTGACCAATTTGCGTTTCCAATTAGTTATGTATCAcatattattatactttatttaaacattaccTGGGTGGTGTCTATATCAAGTGAATTCGCTAATCAGTGTTTTCTCAATCAAAACTAGGCCCAACAAGGACTTTAAATATGGGCCATGAAAGCTGGAAAACAAACTTGGGTGAGATAAGCCATTCAGCCTGCAGGCCTTATTCTAACAAGTTAAACATGGGAAGAATGATTACATTGGAGGGTCAAGCGATGACCTAGAAAACAAACGGTTGTCAGGTTGAAAAGATAAAAGAAGTTTGTACACAATTGTGTTGGTCAGATCATCTGTAGGGATCTTGGCATTGATGGTTCTCAATAAAGTCAGACTTTTTTCATTCCTTTACTGTTTTTCATCCCTTTAGAGGTTCTATTTTTTAGATGCAAGACTTTTAACAACACTGTCATCTCTCATAAAGCTCCAAAGCTCATTCCACCAACCAAAACTACACTGAAAAACACagtaaagctttttaaaaagagTTTTGGTTCTGTTAGTTCTTGCTGTTGATTGCTTTTAAGTTCTATAAACCTTATTCTTTCAGGTGGAGATGTTGATTCaaggtacattttaaaaatggtttTCTTCTCTATTATAAAATTTACACCTTATGTTGATTTAAGTTAAGGTTTAGATTAGAACAGATTAGACTAGACAAGATAAAAGACAGACATTTttgttcctttccttttttgttgAAAAGGAAGTGTGACTGGGACACTATTAAGGCTTTCAGTTCTGCTTGTCTGATGTGAAGTGTGAACGGCAGTTTAGTTTGACCAGTCAGGCTTGTGCTGAGAATTCTAGAGGTGTTACATgtattcataaatatatatatatacactgtccTCTATTGTGTTGAGCACAAACAGCTCAGAGGAGAATTCAACTCTGCTGTTTCCTTTCATCTCCCATTAGAGCAAGTTTGTCACATCTGATTTGTTTAGCAAAGCAGCTGTGGTGTTGAAGGTACGtgccgccttgtgtgtggttGCCTCTTCTAAAGCTGCAACTTGTTCACTTGCCATTGGCTGCTGAGCcattgatttgaaaaaaaaaaaaaaaacaacagacactCGGGCAGGGAGGGGACCATTAATCAAGCAGATGGAGTAACATCACAGGACCAGGGAGAGTATGGAGAAGGTACAGCTTCAGATGAGAAGCAAGATATAAACTAACCAAGCCCTGGTCAGTTTAGTGATGTGCATTGTGATTAACCCGCAATTGTCAGATATACAAAGCATCACACATTTGTCACAAATTGCACCCAATGGATTCTTCTGAGAACATTAAAGAACTTTATAAAGATTGCGCtatcaaaataacaataaaaaatgctaCAGCATGTGCTGTTGTTAGGTACAAGTGTATCTTTTTTGAATAGTCTTTTTATGGTTATGAAAATAGTCCATGTGGTTTATCCCCAGCAGACTGTTGGATGTTGACATGTCACCATGGTTGAGTGAACACGTCTGATTTTCCTCTTGTTGTTCTTTGGGGATGAAGGGAGACCCCTTCACAACCCCCCACCCCTGTGCTGTTCCCCAATGTAGATCACAGGTATCACAGATGTGGCTGATGTAACTCTATGGCTAAGTGAACTCATAGCAGGCAGTGACACTGGAACATATACTGTTGAGGTttcattagacattagacttcAACAGTGATGGCAGAAATGTTAAGAAATCTGCCCAACCTTAGTACATCTTAGTACAACCAATGATGTTTGCTTAAGGGTAAATAATGGGTAGTTTCAGGATAAATGATGAATACAGTGGCTATGGGTTTGAAGATTGTTATTGGTGTGAAAATGCATACTGCATGTTACTCTAGTATAAGTGGCTCCATATATATTTCCTGCTATCACATACAGTAACTTGTGATATTACATGTAGCCTGTTGTCTAAAGACCTGTTAATCACATGCTTTGCTGATTATGTACTGAACAAAACAGTCATTGCAAAATgtcaaaaattaataatttctaATAGGATTTGTCTGAAAAAATCAGACAAATGCAACAAAGCTGAGATATCTTTTTGAGctttttattaagtttattcTTAGGAAATTATCACTTGGTTAAATGTTGATTTACCGTTAGTCTTTCTTAATCGTACACTTAAATGCTGAGTTTTACTATGTAttgaataatatataaagtCTATTTTGTAGATGTAGACATTTCTATACTTGTAGTAAGAATTGTCAATTCGTTTAGTTCTGGTCTGATCAGTTTTGCTTATATAGCAAAATGTTGAGcacttttccttttaaaacagTACACAGTTAAATTATAGGGTTTTATTTGAGGGTCTCTTGTTGGCACTTATCGACTGGCTA
Above is a window of Tachysurus vachellii isolate PV-2020 chromosome 9, HZAU_Pvac_v1, whole genome shotgun sequence DNA encoding:
- the ppcdc gene encoding phosphopantothenoylcysteine decarboxylase, yielding MSRTMQPTCDSHVSSMLNLSSTGSTFRVLLGVTGSVAAMKLPLLVSQLLEIPEIDVRVVTTDHATHFYNVAEVPVHVYTDKDEWEIFKTRSDPVLHIELRRWANLLVIAPLDANTLGKIASGICDNLLTCIVRAWDTSRPLLFCPAMNTAMWRHPITAQQVATLQGFGYVEIPCIYKKLVCGDEGKGAMAEVSTIVDAIRKYLPRPAEKITAHVDKH